One genomic window of Pseudomonas chlororaphis subsp. piscium includes the following:
- a CDS encoding efflux RND transporter permease subunit has translation MPQFFIDRPVFAWVVALFILLAGALSIPQLPVAQYPNVAPPSIEIYAVYPGASAQTVDESVVSLIEEELNGADHLLYFSSQSSLGSATITATFQPGTNPEMAQVDVQNRLKVVEPRLPQAVTQQGLQVEKVSAGFLLLITLTSNDGKLDDVALSDYLARNVMNEIRRLDGVGKAQLYGAERAMRVWIDPQKLIGFNLTPADVNAAIVAQNAQVSAGSIGDLPGSSTQEITATVLVKGQLSTPEEFADIVLRANPDGSTVRVGDVARVEVGSQEYQFSTRLNGKPSTAVGVQLSPGANALNTATLIRAKMDELARYFPAGVEYKIPYDTSPFVKVSITKVIYTLGEAMLLVFAVMFLFLQNIRYTLIPTLVVPVALMGTFATMLALGFSINVLTMFGMVLAIGILVDDAIVVVENVERIMASEGLSPRDATRKAMQQITGAIVGITLVLVAVFLPMAFMPGSVGVIYQQFSLSMATSILFSAFLALTLTPALCSTLLKPIAKGEHHEKGGFFGWFNRRFENLSDGYQRWVAYALKRCGRYLLVYVVLLVGLGLLFSRLPSSFLPVEDQGYTITDIQLPPGASKNRTIQVVEQIEAHNAGEPGVGDSTVILGFSFSGSGQNAALTFTTLKDWSQRGSDDSAQSIADRANAAFSEIKDAVSYAVLPPPVDGLGTSSGFEFRLQDRGGLGHAALMQARTDLLAAAEKSPILTNVRESALAEAPQVHLEVDRKQANALGVSFADIGNVLSTAVGSSYINDFPNQGRMQRVVVQAEGDRRSQVEDLLKIHVRNNLGKMVPLSAFAQARWTQGPTQLTRYNGYPAISISGEPAAGHSTGEAMAEIERLVSQLPTGLGQEWTGLSLQERLSGSQAPLLLGLSLLIVFLCLAALYESWSIPTSVLLVVPLGVLGAVLAVTLRGMPNDVFFKVGLITIIGLSAKNAILIIEFAKSLYDEGHDLVDATVQAARLRLRPIVMTSLAFILGVVPLAIASGASSASQQAIGTGVIGGMITATLAVVFVPVFFVVVMRLVRRSGKKAASVTAPGAAE, from the coding sequence ATGCCGCAATTCTTTATCGACCGTCCGGTGTTCGCCTGGGTGGTCGCCCTGTTTATCCTGCTGGCCGGCGCCCTCTCCATCCCGCAGTTGCCGGTGGCGCAGTACCCCAACGTCGCCCCGCCGAGCATCGAGATCTACGCCGTGTACCCGGGCGCCTCGGCGCAGACCGTGGACGAAAGCGTGGTCAGCCTGATCGAGGAAGAGCTCAACGGCGCCGACCACCTGCTGTACTTCTCGTCCCAGAGCAGCCTGGGCAGCGCTACCATCACCGCCACCTTCCAGCCGGGCACCAACCCGGAAATGGCCCAGGTCGACGTGCAGAACCGCCTCAAGGTGGTGGAGCCGCGCCTGCCGCAAGCGGTGACCCAGCAAGGCCTGCAGGTGGAAAAGGTATCCGCTGGCTTCCTGCTGCTGATCACCCTCACCTCCAACGACGGCAAGCTCGACGACGTGGCGCTCAGCGACTACCTGGCGCGTAACGTGATGAACGAGATCCGCCGTCTGGACGGGGTCGGCAAGGCCCAGTTGTACGGCGCCGAGCGGGCCATGCGGGTGTGGATCGACCCGCAGAAGCTGATCGGCTTCAACCTGACCCCGGCCGACGTCAACGCGGCGATCGTCGCGCAGAACGCCCAGGTCTCGGCCGGCAGCATCGGCGACCTGCCGGGCAGCTCGACCCAGGAAATCACCGCCACCGTGCTGGTCAAGGGCCAGCTGTCGACCCCGGAAGAGTTCGCCGACATTGTCCTGCGGGCCAATCCGGACGGCTCCACCGTGCGCGTCGGCGACGTCGCCCGGGTGGAAGTCGGCAGCCAGGAATACCAGTTCTCCACCCGCCTCAACGGCAAGCCTTCCACCGCGGTCGGCGTGCAGCTGTCGCCAGGAGCCAACGCCCTGAACACCGCGACCCTGATCCGGGCGAAGATGGACGAGCTGGCGCGCTACTTCCCGGCCGGCGTGGAATACAAGATCCCCTACGACACCTCGCCCTTCGTCAAGGTCTCGATCACCAAGGTGATCTACACCCTGGGCGAAGCCATGCTGCTGGTGTTCGCGGTGATGTTCCTGTTCCTGCAGAACATCCGCTACACCCTGATCCCGACCCTGGTGGTGCCGGTCGCGCTGATGGGCACCTTCGCCACCATGCTGGCGCTGGGCTTCTCGATCAACGTGCTGACCATGTTCGGCATGGTGCTGGCCATCGGCATCCTGGTGGACGACGCCATTGTGGTGGTGGAGAACGTCGAGCGGATCATGGCCAGCGAAGGCCTGTCGCCCCGGGACGCCACGCGCAAGGCGATGCAACAGATCACCGGCGCCATCGTCGGCATCACCCTGGTGCTGGTGGCGGTGTTCCTGCCGATGGCCTTCATGCCCGGTTCGGTGGGCGTCATCTACCAGCAGTTCTCGCTGTCGATGGCCACCTCGATCCTGTTCTCGGCCTTCCTCGCCCTGACCCTGACCCCGGCCCTGTGCTCTACCCTGCTCAAGCCGATCGCCAAGGGCGAGCACCATGAAAAGGGCGGCTTCTTCGGCTGGTTCAACCGGCGCTTCGAAAACCTCAGCGACGGCTACCAGCGCTGGGTCGCCTATGCGCTGAAACGCTGCGGCCGCTACCTGCTGGTGTACGTCGTGCTGCTGGTGGGCCTGGGGCTGCTGTTCAGCCGCCTGCCCTCTTCGTTCCTGCCGGTGGAGGACCAGGGCTACACCATCACCGACATCCAGCTGCCACCGGGCGCGAGCAAGAACCGCACGATCCAGGTGGTGGAGCAGATCGAGGCGCACAACGCCGGCGAGCCCGGGGTCGGCGACAGCACGGTGATTCTCGGCTTCAGTTTCTCCGGCAGCGGGCAGAACGCCGCGCTGACCTTCACCACCCTCAAGGATTGGTCACAGCGCGGCAGCGACGATTCGGCGCAATCCATCGCCGACCGGGCCAACGCCGCCTTCAGTGAAATCAAGGACGCGGTTTCCTATGCCGTGCTGCCACCGCCGGTGGACGGCCTGGGCACCTCCAGCGGCTTCGAGTTCCGCCTGCAGGATCGCGGCGGCCTCGGCCATGCCGCGCTGATGCAGGCCCGCACCGATCTGCTGGCTGCGGCGGAAAAGAGCCCGATCCTCACCAACGTGCGCGAAAGCGCCCTGGCCGAGGCGCCGCAGGTGCACCTGGAAGTCGACCGCAAGCAGGCCAATGCCCTGGGCGTGTCCTTTGCCGACATCGGCAATGTGCTGTCCACCGCGGTTGGTTCCAGCTACATCAACGACTTCCCCAACCAGGGGCGGATGCAACGGGTGGTGGTCCAGGCCGAGGGCGATCGACGCAGCCAGGTGGAAGACCTGCTGAAGATCCATGTGCGCAACAACCTCGGCAAGATGGTGCCGCTGTCGGCCTTTGCCCAGGCGCGCTGGACCCAGGGCCCGACCCAGCTGACCCGCTACAACGGCTACCCGGCCATCAGCATTTCCGGCGAGCCGGCCGCGGGCCACAGCACCGGCGAGGCCATGGCGGAAATCGAGCGCCTGGTCAGCCAGCTGCCGACCGGCCTGGGCCAGGAATGGACCGGCCTGTCGCTGCAGGAACGTCTGTCCGGCAGCCAGGCGCCACTGCTCCTGGGGCTGTCGCTGCTGATCGTGTTCCTGTGCCTGGCGGCGCTGTACGAGAGCTGGTCGATTCCCACATCGGTGCTGCTGGTGGTGCCCCTGGGCGTGCTCGGCGCGGTGCTCGCGGTGACCCTGCGCGGCATGCCCAACGACGTGTTCTTCAAGGTCGGGCTGATCACCATCATCGGCCTGTCGGCGAAAAACGCGATCCTGATCATCGAGTTCGCCAAGAGCCTGTACGACGAAGGCCACGACCTGGTGGACGCCACGGTGCAGGCCGCGCGCCTGCGCCTGCGGCCGATCGTCATGACCTCGCTGGCGTTCATCCTCGGCGTGGTGCCCCTGGCCATCGCCAGCGGCGCCAGCTCGGCCAGCCAGCAGGCCATCGGTACCGGGGTGATCGGCGGCATGATCACCGCGACCCTGGCGGTGGTGTTCGTGCCGGTGTTCTTCGTGGTGGTGATGCGGCTGGTCAGGCGCAGCGGTAAAAAAGCAGCGAGCGTCACGGCGCCAGGAGCCGCCGAATAG